TAATTGGAATGTGAATATATCGAAGAGCTACAAGTGTTTCTACCAGACTCCAAACTTTATGTTAGATCAGTTAATGTTGTAATCTGAGTTGCAAAATTATCACCTATAACTAATAGCGAAACACCAAATGTTAGTTCCGTACATCATGTTATTGACCACAAAGAAATATAAATTCACTTCACTAATCTGATCGgggaatatatattttttatctaTTAAATTGTTCAGTTTTAGATTTTGACCGATTAAGTTTCAAATTTTGGTTTTGatacattaatttttaatttttagctatttttatcatttttcgaTGTTACGTCAGTATTTCTCGATATCACATAAGTAAAACTGAGCGAACCAAGACCTAAAAATAAACAATTTATTGAAAAACAAAAACTAATTTCTCATCTTACTACCATAATCGCAAGAGATGAAGATCACTCATATCATATTTCTGGGACGCCACATTTGAACTTCTTGAtggaatataatatataattttacgcaattatgcatatgaaaaataattaattaaagtcAAGTTCACGTGCATGGACATGGATGGGGTCGAGATGGAGGACCCCTCGATTTTATAACACATCCaggtattttaatttttaggggtttttaTATAATTAAGCCACGTATGTATAAAAtcattaaagatatttttttccagaatataatatataaaggAAAATGGGGGTAGGTGGAATCAGGAATTGGGTATATGGGGACTGAATTAGAACATGTGGAGTGTTTGCTTAGCTAAGGTTGTATGGATGTTTTCGTTTGTTGGATTCTGCAAAAGTCGAGCACTTGAATTAAACATTGCAATTATAAATAGGGTTTCTATGAGGCCcctgaaatgaaatgaaatataCTATAAAACAATGTGGGGTTATTATTTCTTTTGTATGACTAAAACCGTCGAGATATGATTTTATGTCGATTTATGAGCCACAacgatgaaatatttatttttccgAATCTCGGAGAAACTGATGCATAGTACATGCAAAAACCTAAGTAAGAATCGGACCAGAAGAAAATTAATCCCCGACATCATATGATGTTCTCTCCAATAGCTTAACTTTAATTTATTCTATTTATGGGTTTGTTTTGGGCAGCCAACTTAAGATTCCTATTatagtttgttttttttttgtagttttAGTTCCCACAATTATATACCTAATATCTGCACTCCTTTTATTGTTATTCCTTCTGGATGTCACATTTCACGACTATATTTTATATACATAAATAGACTACAtttgtttttttcaaaaaaatctaTTAAAATTATGATTTGTTCATCAGATTCCTcgaaataatacataaattctTAAAAACAGCAAGAAAGTGGGAATTGTGTGACGTAGTTTTCAGTCGCCATTTCATAACATGATTAGGTAGGTAATCATGTGTAAGAAAATCTTATGTGCTAAAATTGGATGATTTCAAcccattaaaataaaatgaaagacCAATCTCACAACCAAACTTAGGTGTAAAGTTGGATATCTGCATTAATTTTCATTAGCATTTTAAAAGCTTGAAACCCAACGGGAGACCCACCAATTTTGCGTTACAATTTCTACTTTGCTGTTGATAGCATCTTCGTTACtatcatatatatttatttttttgtaattttagttttatatgttgtcaaatttcagttttagtctactttgtatttttttacagtttattttttttccgAAGTGACAACAATGTGGTGTTGATATGGTTCCGACATGACACCGACGTATGTAATGTCACATTAACATTCTCGATgaaaaataactgaaaataccaaaaaaatatgaaatttataGGACTAAAACTTAAATTTGACAACATAGAAAACTAAAATCGCAAAAAGATAAATATATATGACAAAAATACAATTTTCccttatcaaaaatattataaattaacaGACCAAAACAAAATATATTAGCTGTTTTAGATCTCTTAGCCCATCTTGGTTGTTTCACTGGAAcaatattcttttttttttttttatgataataGAATTCACCTGTCGTTATTTTTTTCTGTGCGTATTGGGTAAATTACCGTACTAAAGCACGAAATGACGatcaatataaatatataaactcAAGGGTCCGAACTTTCTCGATATGTATTAAATAAAGATGCACTGTTGTTTGTGCTTACGACCCATGGGGAAGTATAAATGCCACTAAATCTCAACCCGCCATCGAAATTTCTAGATAATCAAAGAAAAGATTTAAACAGATCAGATAATATGGGAAGAGGCATTATTTCGGAACTGGAGCCAGATTTCTCACTACCCCACCGACACCTTTTCTGTGTATAAAACTCACGAAGCTTAATTTCCTCATAAGTCATAGCCAAGGCATTTGAGCAGAATACATAATCTCTCTCCAGATATACCTTATATTATACCCAACATTCTTGAAACAGTACCTGTAGTTCTCGTCCACAAATGAAGGTATCTTTTATTCTAATTTGTTTCTTGGAGTATCAGTCTTGGATTTCATTAATATGGTTGTGTTTATTGGTGTAGATCTTCAGTTTGCTGAGAAAGAAAGGGAGCCATCGTCAACTAAATCAAGAATCAGGGATGAATCGTGAGTTTTTGTTCACTTCGACTTTGAACAAGAAAGCAAAATGTTCAAGTGTTCTTCGAATcaatgcatgcaagaaaattttaaaacaatgcTTCAATAccatttcaaataattaatgAACATTGAAAAATgagttaatttaaaatattccaATGTCTCGTCAATACAGATCATATGATACATCAATCACGCAGAGAAGAATTCAATGATTGGCCAAATGCTTTACTTGCTATTGGGACTTTTGGAAGTAATAACAGTCTCAAAGACTCAGACAAGTCTAATATTCAAGTGAGCTCAAGTTTACCCAGAAGTCCAGATCACCTGGAACACATTACACAAGAAGATTCCCGAGAAACTGATAAAGAGTTGAGAATAATTCTCAATCAACATATTTCCACTGATTCTAGTTTTTCTGGGGAGTTGGAAAAGTATTATGCATCGCTGGAGAAATTCTTGGAGGGTTTAGTAAACGGTGACAAGATTATCAACAAGGCAAAGAATAGTGTGCCAGAAAAGAAAAATTCCCGCTTCCATCAAACCTTGAGCTCAGATCATGGCAGGGAAGGAAACAATGTAATGTTAGAAAACAAAAGAGATGGCATTGGTAAAAGGTCATTGTCTTTTCTTCTCAAGAAGGCATTCCTGTGTAGAGGTGGATCTGTGCTCACTGCCGGTATGAGGGATCCAATTACAGGGCCTGTGTTGGCTAATTCAAGAATGGATAAGGTACATTTTGAAACTAAATGATAAGCCAATGTTCACAGAAAAACCAACACACATTCTAGCATCATGATCTTGCACTATTTTCTTCCAGATTTTAAGTGTCTACTCTGTTTGAAGTACAAAAAAGGTCAATCTTTTTCTTATCTATGAACAGATTTTAAGGGCCATCCTGAATGGAAGGGTTTACCCTCAAAAGTCTAGCCCAAAGGCAAATCCAAAGAAATATCTGGATATGGATGAGGGAGATAGTGATGGTGAAGAGCCAAAAGAGGCCACAGATGGAAGCAAATGGGTTAAAACAGATAGAGAATGTAAGCATACTACATATTTTTGCGAACAACATTGTGCAAAATACTTGCATTTTTTTGCAACATGAAATCTACATTATCACATTTTCATTGCTTTCATCATATCTTGTTGTAAGTTAATTCCACAGTTTCTATGGATTGTAGATATTATTCTGGAGATGTAATCTGTGTTGTCTCCTACTACAAGGAACACGCAGGATACCATCTGGAAATGCAACTTGTGTTGTCTTCACCAATAAGGAATATTCGGGTACCAAGATGCTTCAACATTTTCTATTTATTCTACAGTTGTACTGCATACTAAAATGGTGAATTGTATTTTATTCTCTTGAACGATGACATTTAGGTGTTTCACATAGGAATAAGATACAATTCACAATGTACTTGAATATAAAATTCAAGATATTAATTGACTGAGGAGGCAAATACTAGTTTCAGAAGTTATGTATAGTCCTCTGGGGGACGCACGTTTTTTTCTGTCATGGTTTGTGTTAAAAGCACAAGAATGTGTCATTTTACCATGCTTGACTTATTCTTTAATCTATATTTTCTTCATAGTTAACAATAATGTGAAATACTTTAAGTCCAGTTCTTCTAAATTGCAATATTGTTTCGAAAAAAAAACTAAGTTTTTTGAATTGATTTTCAACAGTAATCATGAGATAGAAATATCATAAAATACTCAAGGATTTCTTGCATCTTATCATAGTCGGCGCCAGCATACTGTGATTTACTTACAATTAGCTCCACAAGCAAACTTTTTCACTTAGAGAAAATAGAAGCCAACATAAGAGGTTCCAAGCGACAAGCATaattttcacaattttcatcACATTAGTACCTAGAGAAATACCATTCATCTTCCAACTCTCTTAAGGCATATGGGGATTCATTAGTCAGCCCAAGTAGCTATTGTACGGATAAATATTAACCAAATAACTAACTTCATTGTTCCTAGTCCATTCTTGTAATGTTGCATACTGTTGTTTTCACACATATAAGGTTTTATCTAATTTCCTCTTGCTCCCAACtctaaagaaaacaaactgacgAAGAAATCCTATAACCGATGCAGTAGAGGTTACAATCTAAGCTGTCGATAATTGCCACCATTAGCACTGCATTGCATCATGCTTTAAGGAATCGTAAAATAGCTGCAATTTAtctatttcttttattttcaaaaccccctttatataaaaaaacataGCTATTTACAAATCTATTAAAAAGGTTTATGCTTGCAAGACAAAAGATACCATCAAGCATCCAAGGCATATGACGAGGGTTTAGATTATGCAAGTAAACTCTTATGAATAAGTAATATTCGGGGTTCGAAAGACAAATCTCATAAACTTACATATAAAGCATGCAGTAGTAAACATACAAATACATAGTGTTTAGTCAGGGAAGGTGAGCAAAGAAATGAGGGACTCATGCTTCGGAAAACGTGAAATGAGTTCAGAACGATTTGCCATCTCAAAATCATCAAATTGGAAGGCAGGCGCACATGTGCATCCAACAAGAGAAAAGTGCTTCTCTGGATCCCTTGAAGATTGTTTGATTACTATCGTGTCGGAGGAAATATCAACATCAATGTCCTTGGTTGGAAATGAACCAAACCAGACATTTGGAGGCACTGAATACTGCACTGATTGATTCTCCGAAAGAATGTCAGGTCCAAGGCATGTTAATTTTGCACTCCCATCAGTTTCATTCAATTCAAATACCTGGAGTGGAATTGGCTTCATAAAAAGAAATGTCGAAAAGAGCATATCCAGAGAAACATGAAACTTAAATGCTAAGATACAGCTATTTCAAATTATCCATGCACAAATTAACAAGAGATCAATTTGAGAAAAAACCTATGAAGGATCATGCAAGAGACATGATAATACACATTATTTTCGCTAGATTCTTTAAGTGTTTTTTCTACTCACGTCCATTAAAGAAGAAGCATTGTACATTATCTGACACATAgtaatctaaaaaaaaaaaatcaaaagcaGTTTCTCTAATTCGAAATTTTGCCAAATGATAAGAAAGAAGATCACCGTTAAAGGTTCTCCAGAGTAAAAATGCCAGGTTTCTGCACATGGAATGCGATGGAGGTGAGAAAAGCTCCCAGAAGGCAACAAGAAGTATATGCATGTGCTAACAGGTCGGTCTACCTTATCTGCATGTGAAATATTACCGAAACAGAGTAAGAACTGGGGCACAAAGATAAATCGAGGTGTAACACGGCAGCATAAATTTATGGAGTAAGAATTCGGTGACTAGAAAGTTATCGCACACTCAGGAACAAAGTTCTACATGTATGAAGTATGTCGTTCGCCTACATATTCTGAATAATAAAATGAATATAGcggattaattaagttaatagCTGCACAAAAGTTGTAGAATGAAATATCATCTACTCCGAGaacaaaaatattataaatgcaTAAGCATTTAATACACTGTAAACCAAATGCGGACGTATACAGAAAGTTACAAGATTTATCAGCGAACAACATCCTAGAATCTTAATCTCGAGCTAAATAAGGACAACATCTGAAGCACAAGTATGCGTTTCATCAAACACCGTTTCAGCTTGTATCAATTTTACTATaataaaaacataattttttattagaaGCAATCTGCAGCCGTATTCGATCAAGAAAAATAGATCCCAATCAAAAAAAGAAAACTTTAATCAATATATTATCCCAGTTCatataaaattcaaaagaaaTTTAAACGAAGGATGCATGAGCTATAACAAAACAACTGAAATGTTGAACAACTGCGGACTTACATTGAGAGGGAAGATGAGATCTGGAGAGAATGACTGAGGAGTCTCTGAACGTTTCCGAGTAAAACCCACCTTCAGGATGAGGCTTCAGATTCAACTTTGCCACGATCTCCGATGCAGTCGCTGTTGTTGAATTCATCGTTTTTGCTTTTTTTTGGACTCCGATTTTTGGAGACCGATTCGATCGTAGTTGCTGTGGTTGCCTGATTGCGTTGAATTAAATAGTTTTGTGAAATATATTGTAGAAAATAGTTTCCATAATTATGTTTCCATATAAAATTGAAGGAAATGATTTAAGCCGTGACGGTTCAATTCGAtcgatatttaaaaaaaatatttttagattttagtataaaaaataatattttttcatggataatctaCATAAGATATTCAATCCACGAAATTGATCCGTAAAACcatttcacacaaattttttgtAATGATTTATACTGTTTATACCCCTTCACATATCACTATTAACtttagattttaaaaattaatctaACTATAAAATTTAAGATGATAGGTTGATTCAACAAGGTAATTAATTTTGTGACATCTCATATTTGATACAAacgatatatttattttaaagacCTACGATTGTTAAAACAATATTATCATAAAAACATAACACATGAAACCAAAAACTAAATCAACCTTGTCGAAAAATCTGAAGTTGAAGTGTTGGCGCTTGACATCTGTTTTGTCAAATTTAAGGGATATGGATATAAATATTCCAGAAACAGATTGCTTCACTTGTTAATGTATACTAAATGTGTGGCGTgcaataacattttaacatagaAAGAGGAGAAAAAGAAGCGAGTAACAACTTAGACATGGTAATGTCAGCTCGAAAACTCTTGATCCAAGAGTAATCATTCTTATTTCACCCTCATTAAGTACTCAAGACTGAAACACTCTCTTCACAAATCCTTGGACGGAGCTGCCCATTCCAGCTCCCACCGCTTCTGCCAGGTATTTAGCCTGCAAATTCGCAAGTCTCTAAAAGCTTTGGGataaaaaatttcatatcaTGGAAATTGGGTGGCAGATCATTTCATTGGTATACCGCATACTTATTAGCAACTTACGTACATGAAAAAAGTACAAGTGACCAAAGAAGCAATGAAAAGGAGACAATATGGTTACCTCCTGAACAGTGTTTTTCAGATCAAATGCATCTTTAATTCGTCCATCCAAGAATGCCCACGTATTCTGAAAATCTAAATCGATAGCATGACAAGGGAATAAGCCTTTGTATAGAAAACAGAGAGGAACGACACTACTTAAATTATATTATCTGCCAGTCAAGCTGTACCACTACTAATTCAGCTATGCTAATAGTGCATGAACATGTTAGGCCTACATGGTACACTTCTTGACAGTCGGGCCTCTATACAGGAAAGATTGCATGAAAATTCATGTCAACAAGAGAAGGGAATTGTATTGATAGAGAAAAAGTTATAGTGAACAACATTGTGCAACAAGAAAGCTAGATCAAATGCCTAGAATGTTCATGCCAAGTACAACATGGAATTAGCACGTGAGAACAGAAGGGAAAAAAATATCACAGGCTTCGTCAAGACCTGAAATATAGCATCTGAATCACACAAGGGaaaaaatcaaatcacaatGCTAACCCGGGGAAGCATCGGTAAGCATGTATAATTCAGTTGTGGAGTATATCCCACCAAGGACCATGCGCTTCACATACCAATCGATGTCAACAGCCTTATCCCTAGCAGCATGCCAAATTTCATCAACAAGCATTGCTCGCTGCTTGAAGCTCGCAGACATGTTCAAGGGTTGCGCCTACAATTCATCTTATAAAGCATTTACTTGCACGAGCATCTCAATGAAAACCTAAGCTGGGAGAGACAACAAGGTTCACCTGTATGCTAAGTGCTTGGGGCCATTTTGAAATACATGGAGCCTGCATCTCTAATCGAATTCTGACAAGCTTTGAAATTTGTTGACCGGGAATTAAGCTTTCCAATTCAGTGTTTGTCTCAACTATGTCAATTAGCCTTTGCAGacaatcatccatgaaaaactgAAGCAAATATATTAAAGAGCATTGATCAATGGGTATATATAAAAGCCTATCCACAGAATGTGTCTCCATGGCCTAAGAACTATGAGCATgaatagagagaaatattaggAATCCCAGAGGAGCATAAAATGGAAAAATCCATTATGCGAGTCACAATCCATTCTGTTTTGGTGTTGTTCTAACTTCTAACACCCAAATAAACATGAATATAGAGGCTAAAAATGTATACCTCTTCTAGGGAAGCTTCTTTCCGAGGAAAAGAACCGACAATAGAAGGTGACACACCAACATCTCTTGCTCCCGCAATCATGCGCTAATCTAACCTGCTAAAAATTTGCTAGTCACTATTACAATTTTCAGAAAGTAGTTTCACGCTTACGCGATCACTCCAATTCtcccaagaaaaagaaggaTCATTTCAATCCATTAGGTACGTCATCATCGATTTAAAGACTCGGAAACATATAAAAAACATTAGGCTTCTATAGGCTGCATTGATATGAAATCAGAGATGGGATTGAATACAATTCCATTCATAATTTATCTAGTTTTATTCTGCACTAAAATGATAATCCATAAGTTTCGCGAACGAGACCATTTTCACATCCTACAATACacacacaatcacaaaatcaagtAGAATTGAAGGAAAGAAATGGACCACGTGGCAAAGGGAGGCGTGAAGAACACGAGCCTGCTCATCCTGCCAGTGAGCTTTAGGACGCAAAGGCTTCCTCGCACCACTCTCCCGCGCGCTGCCTTGTCCGTCCGACGTCGACGATGAAGTGAAAGGGTGAGGGCTTTGATGGGGAACGGCTTCAGATCCGGCTGCAGTAGAAAAAAGCCTGGGATTTGTGAGTATAGGTGTTGACGGAACACGATGGGCAACGCCGGCAGCAGTCGTTTCGCCACCGCGAATCTATTCATTTGCTGGGGCAATAATCAAGCAGAAATCTTGGTTACCACAAGTGTAGTAAGAAGCCACTTCGATCTCAATTTCAGTTTCACGAAGTTTAATATTGCGAGTATGATTATACTTACGCAAGTAGAGAAACTTTTAACATGAGGCAGTATTATTATATCAGTTTGATATTACAGAAATGAATATGATTGTCAGCCTCAAACGTGTCCggatttgttaaaaaaaaacgaATTTGATGGTAAATAATGAGCAC
This is a stretch of genomic DNA from Primulina eburnea isolate SZY01 chromosome 11, ASM2296580v1, whole genome shotgun sequence. It encodes these proteins:
- the LOC140805037 gene encoding protein DEEPER ROOTING 1-like isoform X1; translated protein: MKIFSLLRKKGSHRQLNQESGMNHHMIHQSRREEFNDWPNALLAIGTFGSNNSLKDSDKSNIQVSSSLPRSPDHLEHITQEDSRETDKELRIILNQHISTDSSFSGELEKYYASLEKFLEGLVNGDKIINKAKNSVPEKKNSRFHQTLSSDHGREGNNVMLENKRDGIGKRSLSFLLKKAFLCRGGSVLTAGMRDPITGPVLANSRMDKILRAILNGRVYPQKSSPKANPKKYLDMDEGDSDGEEPKEATDGSKWVKTDRECKHTTYFCEQHCAKYLHFFAT
- the LOC140805038 gene encoding uncharacterized protein produces the protein MNSTTATASEIVAKLNLKPHPEGGFYSETFRDSSVILSRSHLPSQYKVDRPVSTCIYFLLPSGSFSHLHRIPCAETWHFYSGEPLTVFELNETDGSAKLTCLGPDILSENQSVQYSVPPNVWFGSFPTKDIDVDISSDTIVIKQSSRDPEKHFSLVGCTCAPAFQFDDFEMANRSELISRFPKHESLISLLTFPD
- the LOC140805037 gene encoding protein DEEPER ROOTING 1-like isoform X2, with amino-acid sequence MKIFSLLRKKGSHRQLNQESGMNHHMIHQSRREEFNDWPNALLAIGTFGSNNSLKDSDKSNIQVSSSLPRSPDHLEHITQEDSRETDKELRIILNQHISTDSSFSGELEKYYASLEKFLEGLVNGDKIINKAKNSVPEKKNSRFHQTLSSDHGREGNNVMLENKRDGIGKRSLSFLLKKAFLCRGGSVLTAGMRDPITGPVLANSRMDKILRAILNGRVYPQKSSPKANPKKYLDMDEGDSDGEEPKEATDGSKWVKTDREYIILEM
- the LOC140806181 gene encoding uncharacterized protein, which gives rise to MIAGARDVGVSPSIVGSFPRKEASLEEFFMDDCLQRLIDIVETNTELESLIPGQQISKLVRIRLEMQAPCISKWPQALSIQAQPLNMSASFKQRAMLVDEIWHAARDKAVDIDWYVKRMVLGGIYSTTELYMLTDASPDFQNTWAFLDGRIKDAFDLKNTVQEAKYLAEAVGAGMGSSVQGFVKRVFQS